From Streptosporangium album, the proteins below share one genomic window:
- a CDS encoding peptidase inhibitor family I36 protein, which yields MLALPIVAAALATLTSVPAQAADGYNRCHDDHYCLFSGLDGTGDIIEIQSDTPDLASLNMASRAKSDWNRTDSYIHLYSEANYGGCSALTTPGGKGNFFSTYRDFFNSVRIGGPNGPSCLTFSGSRADSHG from the coding sequence ATGCTGGCACTACCGATCGTGGCCGCTGCGCTGGCCACCCTGACGAGCGTTCCCGCCCAGGCAGCCGACGGCTACAACCGATGCCATGACGACCACTACTGCCTGTTCTCCGGCCTCGACGGCACGGGCGACATCATCGAGATCCAGAGCGATACGCCGGATCTCGCCTCCCTCAACATGGCCAGCAGGGCCAAGTCGGACTGGAATCGCACGGATTCCTACATCCACCTTTACTCCGAAGCCAATTACGGCGGCTGCTCCGCTCTGACCACCCCCGGCGGGAAGGGCAACTTCTTCAGCACGTACCGCGACTTCTTCAATTCCGTCCGCATCGGCGGTCCGAACGGCCCGTCCTGCCTCACCTTCTCGGGTTCACGGGCCGACTCACACGGCTGA